The genomic interval ttccaggacaggctccaaaaccacagagaaaccctgtctcaaaaaacaaaaaaaaaaaaaaaaatttcccaaacttTGTTATGTTATCATTCAAGTTCAGCTTTAATATTAAATCAAGTCATTGAAACCTGCTAtgagggggagctggagagatggctcagtggttaagagcattgcctgctcttccaaaggtcctgagttcaattcccggcaaccacatggtggctcacaaccgtctggaatgaggtctggtgccctcttctggcctgcagacatacacacagacagaatattgtatacataataaataaataaatataaaaaaagaaacctgctATGAATAGAATGAAGCTAAATGTTTAAAAGCAGTAGCAACCCAAGACCTGAAagataattttcatttgtttaaaagcAGTAGCAACCCAAGACCTGAAagataattttcatttgttttatgagATAAGGTCTTGTTATTTTGCTCAGAATAGCCTGCAGATTCACAGCAATCCTCTCGTCTCgccccgagtgctgggtttaaaggcaaaCACCACAGCCCTGCTCGGACAAACTTGATTTTAGTGTTTCCTCTGCGCAGCCATGACGCATCTtcaccagcaggtggcactgcAAAGTCGCGGGTGCGGCGGGAAGACCAGGCTACTGTTGCAGTTACTCGTCACTACTTActgataaatatttcaatacaTGGCTGAGCTGTATGCGCACAGCTGGTTACTGTCctaagtgggtactgggaaccctGGACTGATGGCCTTCTCTCCGCCCGACAATCAAATTCCTTGACAATTACATCCCTATTCCAATGCCTGTACCTCCATCCACTGATTATTATGTAGTCTTCTGATATCTGGACCTCTGAGCCCACGTCTCCAATGCATCATCCATTGCACCACAGTGCTCAAAACCTCCCCCCATACCTGTGAAATCATCTTCAACATCTTTCTCTGgtcactctctcttccctctccagggCATTCCTGGTTTTCTTGAACTGGCTGGATCCTCCCCCCAGATGGGAAGCATAACGACTGTTTCTTTCCCACTTTCTTCCTGGCCAGGTTCTTGGTTCACACTGCACTCTAGGTGACCTTACTCCTCTCCTCCCGCCTCTCTGTCTTTGGTACCAAATATCTCCAGCCATTGTCCAGGACACACGCCCCCCATTGCCAAGTCAGAAGCACCATGTACGCTCTTGACTTACACTCCCACCCCGCCACCAAACAGACATGTACACTGCAGAACAAGCTAACAACCTGCCCTTCCACCCTGAGCATGCTCACAATTAACTGCCTTCTTTCCACTGGTTCTGGTTCAGCTTCCTCCTAGGATGGCTACAAAACCTTCAGTCGGGCTTCCCTTCCCAATCAGTGCCTACGCTGCAACCATGGTGGTCTAAAGCCAATTAATTCTCTGCCTTTTAGTCAAAGGgttacatttttaattgtgttagtTATTTTTGCAACAGAGTCTCATTATTGTAAAGctctggctggactggaactcagagatcctctttcctctgccttctaagtgacACAATTAAACAATGAAAGGCGTGCCCATCACACCTAGCTCCAGGGGCTAGAAAGCATCTTTTCTGTAGCTGGAGACCCCTCcaccttccccatctcccctgcACTCACTGCCCCAGGAGGCTTCTAAAGTACTCATAGGCCTTGTCCTTCAACACCAGGGCACACGGTGGCTTCTCCTCTGTCTCAGGCTCACTGccccctgccttctcttctgtaatttctccactttcttcacCTCCCGGCTTTGCTGTTCGCACCACACTGTATGGAGCCTTATTCTCCTCCCTCTGTTGTACCCATGGCTGCCCTCTTCAGTTCCGTGTGGGGAGCCTGGCTGCTCTCTCGGGAGTTCCCACAGCGGTCCTTACCATGGACAGCTGGCTTTTCTCAGCCTGGTGTGAGTGCTCTAAGACCCAGCTTCCAGAGCACAGAGATGACCACACCAGCcggaggaactgagttcagacccccagcACTTCTGTAAAAAGCCAGCTGTGGCAGGGTGCGGGTTAACCATAGCACTTCGGAAACTCCCTGGAGCTCAGTAGGCACCCACTtaagccaatcagtgagctccaagtccAGGGAGAGTCAGTCATGGTGTCCCAACACTTCCTGATCAGGACCCCAGGGGGTCTCCTACCACTCTTCTCCAAGTActtaccatattttttttttaaagttgtgttttaggagctggagagatggctcaaaggttaagagcactggctgctcctccagaggtcctgagctcaattcccagcaaccacatagtggctcacaaccatctgtactgagatctggtgccctcttctggcctgcaggcacacacatggctcacaaccatctgtactgagatctggtgccctcttctggcctgcagctgcacatgcagacagaacacaatacataaataaataaatctttttttaaagtggtGTTTTACTGCTTTCTTCACCCAATAAACCACGAACTCCACAAAGGGCCATTTTTATCCTTCTTACCAACTAGCAGTGATTGGCGGGCACTAATTGCTCAACAAATGTTCACTGGGTAAACTAGCCCCTGGGGTTTGCAGTACTCTTCACCTAGCTGTGATAGTTCCGTGACACGTGTAACTGTGTTAGCAGTGATGTCTTGTTGCTGTGTTCTGCTGGAGTTAAAACACTTATTCAAAACAGTTTTTCGTCCCATAACTTCCGACAAAtagttttcaacttttttttttttttttttttttggtttttcgagacagggtttctctgtggctttggagcctgtcctggaactagctctgtagaccaggctggtctcgaactcacagagatccgcctgcctctgcctcccaagtgctgggattaaaggcgtgcgccaccaccgcccggctcaacttTACTTGATTGCATCGTTGGCTCTGAGGCCGGTTAACTGAACTCACCTGGGCCACACATGGCTGCTTCAGAATGAGAGCTGTGGAAACAAAGTTCTCGCATTAATGAGACTCGATTATTCTGCTAGCCTGGCTAGTGGCAAGTCAGAGCCCCAGGTCACTATGGCCCCACTTGGTGGACCCAAGTGAGAGGGAGCAAGGAAGGCTCCAGGCATCTGAGcatggagagaaactgaacaGCTGACCTAAGGCATGTCTTCCCTTCTCCCTACCTGGCCGTCCCTAAGACAACTCTTTGCCTGGTATGATTTTCCTATAAAAATGAGCAAGTTACTGATAGTGACTGAGGACACATGTTCCACgtttctttggaactgagttCCTTCTAGATCTAtgtgaattcaaagacagcctggtctacacagtgagccctGGAGTACGTAGTGAGATCCAACCTTTAAGACAGTACTGGCTCCTGAGAGGTCTTCAGTTCAAGTCCAGCGAGCTCCCAGTGTCCACTCCATCCCAGCCTAACCCACCAGAATGCCCCTGGTCAATCTTAGGAGCCAACAGAAGACAGCGCGCAGGAGCGAGGGGAAAGGGACAAACACACTTCTGATGTTTTGTTCTTTCATCTGTGAAAATGAGGAGTCCTAGATAGGAGACTGGGTTTTTTAGCTGGGCTTTCCTCTTTTCTAGCACATTCTGAGCGACCTTCATGCATGTTTACATGCTCTGGTTCTAACTCTGTAACAGCCGCCAGGACTCAGGTCCATGTTTGAGCCACTAAGCCAGGAAACATGGAGGAAGGTGAGGCCCGAGGCCTCAGCCTCTTCTCTATGGAGGCTCCCTTCTCTTTGGTTGGCAGATCAGTGCTGACATTGGAGAAAATACTGCTGTCCCCAGGACCCAAATAGGAAGCCAGGCCTGCGGTCGGTCCGTGCATGCCACCACCCtacctagacaacaatgtgggTGCCCCCTCCCTTTTCACCAAGAATTCTGCCTAGGGCTCTCACCTCTGCAGGAATAGAGAGCTAAAGATGGCCTCAGCCACGCACCAATTTCTAGCTGAGGTGTTAAACAGtctgagctccatccccaaaCCAGAGGGCTCAGGATATGGTTCTGTGCTGTCTAGCGATTCGCGCTCCCAggcttttatttggttttatgatttgttttgaatgcattggtgttttgcctgcatgcatgtctatgtgagggtgccagattccctgAGGCAGGagacacacagttgtgagctatgtaggcgatgggaattgaacccacgtcctcaggaagagcagccagtgcttttaatcattgagccatctctccagcccagctctcAGGCTCCTAATGAAACTTGACATTGTACTCAAAGGGCTGATCTGCTCAAACTGAGTGTGCACAGTTGATCACTGGAAACTGAGTCTCCACCTGTACACATTCACTGACATTTTCCCAAGTGTTTTGCCACACTTATGTCTATCAGTCAATTCCAGAATTATACTCTGTGAGTCCCCAGGATTTGGAGAACCTGGCACACCCATCTTAATCCAAAAACCTGTCTTCCATGAGGTCTGGATCTCTCTTGGAGACACGCCTGTGGTTACTTCCCCCCCAAAATCCCTGATATGACCAAGGTCAGGCAGTAGGGGGCGCTCCAAGGCTGGAGGACTAACTCCAGGGGAGCCCTTGGGGATGTGAGCACTAGGCCTCAGATAACTCTGCCTCCCACAGCTGTCACTCAGGCCGCCCGAGGAAGGGCTACAAAGCAGACAATCTTTATTCACAATCAGAGTTGCAAACAGGGGCCTCCAGCTCAGTCCAAAAGCAAAGCTAGGGAAGGGAAACTGGGCCGGGTGGGGCTCAGCACTCGTCCTCGCCCAGAAGGGCGTATGGGTTGCGGGCAGCTAGGCAGGAACCAGGGCCCGAGGTTGGGGTGTCCTcgtccccttctccctcttcatcTGCATCCCggtcctcctctccctcctcctcacagGAGCTGctcagctcttcctcttcctcctcctcctcatcaccaGCTGGCCCTACCCTGCCCTGCAGCACCACCAGCTCCGCTGTCTCTGCGTGAGACTCCCAGGTGCCTGAGGAACACAAAGACGCGAgtaagagagagatagagatagagagagacagagacacacggGCAGGTGGCGACAAAGAAATTCCTCAAGTGCTGGCAGGCACTCCTTTGCTCGAGCACCTATCTGCAGAGCTGTCTTCCatcccaggcacacacacacaagcagatcAATCACTCTCTTCAGAGCTGTCTGGTCCTGAGGTCCACCCACCCCCTTAGCGTCACCCGTCAGCAGGGCCTCACCTCTCTGTCCACTGTAGCCAGGAGGGTGGAAACACAGGCTGAGGCGGCCATCCACTGCCAGGCGCAGGAGGCTGTTGGCTGCCCTGTACACATCATTGCGAGCTGCCTTGGCTGTTTTATAACCTCGTTTCTCTGCCCAAGCTGAAGGGAGAAAACGTCAGTAAGGGATGCCTGTGAACCAGGTTCCGGTCCTGTCAGCCCCACGCCCACACAGTCCAGGCACTAGGTTCCTTCCCCGAGGGGAGAATCTGAGAAGCTCCGGCAGGGTAGACAGAGAGCGTGAAGGAAGCCCACCTTCGCAGATGTCCCAGGCACACCAGGGGTGCTCAGCTGAAGGTTCCTCGGCCTCTGGGTGGCGCAGGTGCAGCAGAGCCTGCACAGGGATGCGGGAGGCCAGGTAGCCCACAGCAGTGTAGGGCTCCTGGATCTGGGCGATGGGGTAGATGCCAGCCAGGACCTGTGGGAACAGCACTTGGTGCCTCCTCGGTCccaccctcacctccctcccACAGCCCCCTCCACCACAACAGACCTGCAGCTGCCTGGGCAGCAGAGAGGGGAAGATAaggcctggacagtcacacagcttcacagagggcGTGAGGAAGTAGGTCTGGAAGTACCGGGTATGGCCTGGCGTCCTGGAGACACTCACCACCTTCCGCCCCACCAGCCCGTTGATCAGCGAGGACTTGCCCACATTGGGGAAACCTAGGAAGACAATGCAGGAACTGTGGAAGGCCCTGACTGCGGCCAGAGGGGCGGTCCGGAGAGCACCAGCTCAAGTTAAGGACGCACCACAGCCACCACACCAGACACAGCTGTGGCTCCCAGGCGATGCCCTGGCCTCCTGGGGGTCCGTTCCTCCCTTTACAGGACAGATGCCTCCCTCCACATCAGTCAGGATTTAGACACCAGACACAATTGTACCTTAGAACAGCCATCATGACGTGTCCAAGGAGATGCCTGCTGGCTCACCCACCTCGTGGCTACACCACCTTCTTTTTGCCTAGGTGCTGGACCTGCACAGACCTCTCGGCCCCACTCAGGCCTTCACTGCCTGACCCACATTCACTCCTTCCCTGTATGAGCTGCCCAAGGCTGGCTTGACAAGCACCCTTCAAGTTACTGCACCCCAGTATGCAACTCCAGCATGGCGAcactggtggtttgaatgagtgAACCCATAAGCTCATGTGCTTGGTCCCTAGATGTTGGGGCCGTTCTGGGAAGAACTaggacaatggttctcaaccttcctaacgctgtgccctttaatacagttcctcattgctacttcataactgtaatgtgaTGTGAACATCTGACATGCAGGGTAACTGATACGCAGACTGGAAAGGGCTCGAGATGCacagaggctgagaaccactgaccagGTCCagtctctgtctatctgtctctccctccctttccccgcCCCAGCTTTTCACCATGCCTGCAGCTTGTGGATCATATGAAAGTTCTTGGctactcctgctgccatgctccccaccatgacgaccctggactcaccctctgaaaccttacactcccaattaaatgttgtctTTGATAAGTCGCCTTAGTAACCACGACACTATGCAACACCCAGCACACCCTACTTCTCTGCTTCACCTCAGGGTTCAGGATCTGGCTCTCTGACAAGTCTAGacactgaccttaaactcctgatcctggCTTTCTGCATCTCAGTCACCTGACAAAAGCCGGGCCCTGTGGAACACAACTGCCCTTGCAACCCCTGAGAACAGATGCACAGCCTGGCCGGCTCctccaggagaggcagagagaacactggcAGCAGCTCTCTAGACAAACCCACCAACTGCGTCACatgctgcaatcccagcactccaaagactgaggcagaaggattgctgagACTCTGAGAACAGCCTACACTGCACGAGGAAActgcttcaaaaacaacaaaaccccgaTGTAAAACAACAAACCACAACTCCAGTGCAAAAGGCTGAAGGCTCATCTAATTCTGCCGCCATTTGCTAAGTTATCCCTGTGACTGcacacttttttggggggtgggggagggacagtttctctgtgtagccctggcttgtccTAGAACTTtatctgtagatcagactggacttgaactcaaagatctgcctgcctctgcctcctaggtgctgggattaaaggtgtgtgccaccactgcctggtatgaCTAGAAACTTTAACACAAACAGAAATACACAGCAGTCTCGGAGAGCCCAGCGCTTGTTCTGATCTGGTGAGCTTTCACCCATGCTCCCTGGTTTCAGAACAAGACAGCACCATTGGTCAGCCTGTGACTCCATCTGGCTGGAACTAGGCAGAGGATGCTGTTGTACCTTTTCTCTCAAGTGGGCTTCATGTGGTTCTCTTCCCCCCTGCCTCTGAAAACCTGATCTTCCCATCATACCAGGTAAAcaactctcctccctctctctcctgagtcaGTCCTGCCCACCGACGTGAGCACACTGCGTTCACTTCTAGACTGCCACTGGGTTTTccactctccttttcctttgcccACACTAAATACtgttctgcctcagtctccagctTTCTCTCCGCCTACCTTCTCCCATGCTATGGCATTACTCCCCCAAATACTCCTTAGAGGCTCCTTAAGTTGAAATCCTCCCACATGCCCATCTCCAGACCCctaccccacagcctctccaccGCGGCACCTGCGGCCGTCCACAGCAACTCTCAGGTCATCCTTccactctccagccctccaaaCCTGCTCCTTTCCCAGTTCCCTGGCTCAACAGTCCCGCTGCTCAGgctttctaaaacaaacaagcaaaaagcttTCTTTatcccttacttttttttttttttttttttttttggtttttcgagacagggtttctctgtggctttggagcctgtcttggaactagctcttgtagaccaggctggtctcgaactcacagagatccgcctgcctctgcctcccgagtgctgggattaccttgCTTTCTCTTGTGTGCCAAGTGAAGCCATCAGAATTCCCATTTTCTCCACCTTCAAATACACGTCTCAgtctccccccaacacacacctcacacacacacacacacacacacacacacacacacacaccacacacacgcctCTATCACCTTTCTCTGACCAACTCCTTGGAGGGGGTTCTTCTTCTTTGAGAGggtccaagctggcctggaactccgcacacagtccaggctgaccttgaactctcataaccgtcatgcctcagcctccccaaatCTGGGGCTATAGGCTGAGCACATCCAGCTCCTTCCGGCAGCTCCGGGCTGTCCCCTGGACGAAGAGAAGCCTCTGCGCATCCTCTTCTTGTTTCTTGaccttctccctcatcccctccAGTCAGTACAAACAACAAACCTCTGAACGAGACCAGATCCTACCACCCACCACTGGCTTCTCATGGAAATTAAGCTGAGGTCCAAAAtgccagggctggagggatgtctCCGTGTTGAGGGAAGTCACTGCTCTtacaggacctgggttctgttcccagcagccacacagcgGCTTACAACACAACAGTCCACAaccccaactccagggaatccagtgccttcttctggcctctacaggcacctcccccccacacacacacgtgcacatacatacatgcagacaaaacactaacacacataaaaaataaaataagtatataaaacaaaacaaaatcccacaaaTGCCTAAGATCTCCTCTCAGCCCCATGGGTCCCATGAGAAGGAACCTTAGAGCCTACCCTAACCATACAGCACACTTCTCTACTGCAGTGGCTGCGACCCTTTAGCACAGTTCCACAGTTCCtcgtgtggtgaccccaaacgaAACACTgctctcattgctacttcatggctGTAACTTCTCTACTGTTACAAATAGTAATGGAAACATGTGATATGCGGGACATCTGACATGTGGCTCCGTGAAGGGACCCTGCGACCCCGAGGGGTTGAGACCCAGGCTGAACACGGCTGCTCTGCTGGAGCTAAACAAAgcttttcctttctgagacagggtctcactgtacagcTCGTGCTGGGGAGTTCACTATGTagcgcaggctggccttgaactcagagattggtctgcctctgtctccatgtgCTAAGATAAAGAAGATCACCCCATGCTGGACTTGTGACACAGTTCTTAACTGGAGAGCTACTCTCGGACCCCACTGCAAAGGGCTCCAATCCAGGGGAAGCTGACACTTACTGCCCTCCTGCTATGACTTACGGATCCTGTAGGAGGAACAGCTGAACCAGGGCATATCTATTGGTCACTCAAAGCAATACCTAAGAAGCACTGGGTACCGAGAGGCTCAGCGCTATGCCCGCCACTACAGTTGGTGCCCTTCAGCTCCCAGGACCAACAGCAGAGCTCTGTCCTTGAGAACACGGAGCCCACGGaggcccagctcctcctccacaaACACTGAAACTGCATAAGGATGAGGCCGTCATGGCAGGCCTCTGAGTCCTTACCCACACAGCCGATGGTCACCACCCCGTCCTTGTAGCGCTCCCTGGAGGGGCCCGTGGGCTCCATCGCTGAGTCTGTCTGCTGCTCTACCAGGACTGCTggcccatcttcctcctcttcttcttccccagaGCCATTACCCCAGGAGGCTCCAGCCACATCCCTAGCAATCTTCTCACGCCAGCTGCTCAAGTCCACTGCtcgaagaagaaaaaagtaaaggggGTTTCCCTCACCCCCAGGTGGCCACTACGGATAATGCCCAGCTGATGTCACCAGCATTCCGAAATACCACGGCATGCCAGTGTGCACCACAGCAGACTGAAATTCTCAGTCCTCACTGGATCCTACTCTCTCTGTCAAAGCATCTAACAAGAC from Microtus ochrogaster isolate Prairie Vole_2 unplaced genomic scaffold, MicOch1.0 UNK87, whole genome shotgun sequence carries:
- the Gnl1 gene encoding guanine nucleotide-binding protein-like 1, which codes for MPRKKPFSVKQKKKQLQDKRERKRGLQDGLRSSSNSRSGSRERREEQTDTSDGESVTHHIRRLNQQPSQGLGPRGYDPNRYRLHFERDSREEVERRKRAAREQVLQPVSAEMLELDIREVYQPGSVLDFPRRPPWNYEMSKEQLMSQEERSFQEYLGKIHGAYASEKLSYFEHNLETWRQLWRVLEMSDIVLLITDIRHPVVNFPPALYEYVTAELGLALVLVLNKVDLAPPALVVAWKHYFHQHYPQLHIVLFTSFPRDTRTPQEPGSVLKKNRRRGRGWTRALGPEQLLRACEAITAGKVDLSSWREKIARDVAGASWGNGSGEEEEEEDGPAVLVEQQTDSAMEPTGPSRERYKDGVVTIGCVGFPNVGKSSLINGLVGRKVVSVSRTPGHTRYFQTYFLTPSVKLCDCPGLIFPSLLPRQLQVLAGIYPIAQIQEPYTAVGYLASRIPVQALLHLRHPEAEEPSAEHPWCAWDICEAWAEKRGYKTAKAARNDVYRAANSLLRLAVDGRLSLCFHPPGYSGQRGTWESHAETAELVVLQGRVGPAGDEEEEEEEELSSSCEEEGEEDRDADEEGEGDEDTPTSGPGSCLAARNPYALLGEDEC